The Thalassotalea sp. HSM 43 genome window below encodes:
- a CDS encoding M28 family metallopeptidase, whose translation MKLNKIMMMAFGAGVLASSAANAKSFERAYNDISEKSLHQHIKTISSDEFEGRLPTSKGEKLVLDYLTKQFKKAGWQPGNNGSFLQPVELSEITASPEMSLSVAGNGQSAEFKYERDMVLGTSRVSKFEQIKDSEIVFVGYGINAPEYKWNDYEGLDVKGKTVVMLVNDPGYASQIPSLFTGSAMTYYGRWTYKYEEASRQGAAAAIIVHETAPASYPWSVVTNGWTGPQYVLFDKDGNKDRVQIEGWLTLDATRDLFKQAGLDFTTYKNKAMQGPINKSLGLTASATVKSTIKNSTSHNFVATLPGSKRPTEQILLTGHWDHIGTSEETEGDTIYNGAHDNATGISGIIEIAKALASLDQRPERSITVVATTAEEQGLLGSKYYAENPIYALADTVGVLNIDSMNILGPVKDLEVRGLGKSELEKYLKTAALKQKRNLVKESNPAAGSYYRSDHFNFAKVGVPALYAGGGSEPLNSDVAAYRKKILPKMRACYHQTCDEYNPEWDLNGAVDDAKVHFDIIYQLANSQDWPQWSATSEFQRQQPVNKQ comes from the coding sequence ATGAAACTAAATAAAATAATGATGATGGCGTTTGGCGCTGGTGTTTTGGCTAGCTCTGCTGCTAACGCTAAGTCATTCGAACGCGCTTACAACGATATTTCCGAAAAATCCCTACACCAACATATAAAAACCATTTCATCTGATGAATTTGAAGGTCGCTTACCGACGTCAAAAGGAGAGAAACTGGTACTGGACTACTTAACCAAACAATTTAAAAAAGCCGGTTGGCAGCCAGGTAACAACGGCAGCTTTCTGCAACCTGTAGAATTATCTGAAATCACCGCTTCTCCAGAGATGAGCTTAAGCGTTGCTGGTAATGGTCAATCCGCTGAGTTTAAATATGAACGTGATATGGTGCTTGGTACCTCTCGAGTCAGTAAATTTGAACAAATCAAAGACAGCGAAATTGTCTTCGTTGGCTATGGTATCAATGCGCCAGAGTACAAATGGAACGACTATGAAGGCTTAGACGTTAAAGGCAAAACCGTGGTGATGTTGGTCAACGATCCAGGTTATGCTTCACAAATTCCGAGTCTGTTTACCGGCAGTGCCATGACCTACTATGGTCGTTGGACGTATAAATATGAAGAAGCCAGTCGCCAAGGCGCAGCTGCGGCTATTATTGTGCACGAAACCGCACCAGCATCGTACCCTTGGTCGGTAGTGACTAATGGCTGGACTGGCCCACAATACGTATTATTCGACAAAGATGGCAACAAAGATCGCGTACAAATTGAAGGTTGGTTAACACTGGATGCCACCCGTGACCTGTTTAAACAAGCGGGACTTGATTTTACCACGTACAAGAACAAGGCAATGCAAGGGCCAATCAATAAATCCCTTGGTTTAACCGCGTCAGCGACGGTAAAAAGCACCATCAAGAATTCGACATCGCATAACTTTGTCGCTACGTTACCGGGTTCTAAACGCCCTACCGAGCAAATACTGCTTACCGGTCACTGGGATCATATTGGCACAAGTGAAGAAACCGAAGGCGACACCATCTATAACGGTGCTCACGATAACGCAACCGGTATCAGTGGCATCATTGAAATTGCGAAAGCGTTAGCATCACTAGATCAACGCCCAGAGCGTTCAATTACCGTTGTTGCGACCACCGCTGAAGAGCAAGGTTTGCTGGGTTCGAAATACTATGCGGAAAACCCAATCTATGCCCTAGCAGATACCGTTGGCGTGTTGAACATCGACAGCATGAACATTTTAGGTCCAGTAAAAGACTTGGAAGTTCGCGGTTTAGGTAAGTCTGAACTTGAAAAATACCTAAAAACAGCAGCATTAAAACAAAAACGTAACTTAGTTAAAGAGTCTAACCCTGCAGCAGGCAGCTATTACCGTTCTGATCACTTTAACTTTGCTAAAGTTGGTGTGCCAGCATTGTACGCGGGCGGTGGCAGCGAACCTCTAAATAGTGACGTCGCAGCATACCGTAAGAAAATTTTACCTAAAATGCGCGCTTGTTATCACCAAACCTGTGATGAATATAACCCAGAGTGGGATCTAAACGGTGCGGTGGATGATGCCAAGGTACATTTTGATATTATTTATCAATTAGCTAACTCACAAGATTGGCCACAATGGTCAGCAACAAGTGAATTCCAGCGTCAACAACCGGTAAACAAACAGTAA